In Acanthopagrus latus isolate v.2019 chromosome 6, fAcaLat1.1, whole genome shotgun sequence, the genomic window CTGCAccgctgactgactgaacgGTCCAGTGTGAAGTAACTGATGCACTTTCACTGAGAATGAACAGGAAATGATCATCAACCTTTTGGgttaattcagtttattaaagTGAGTAACGAGTGCTGACAGGCTTCATGTTCAGTCTGATACACAGTTCAACTGATCAGtgacaaaaatgtctttgtccacaaactgtgttttattaaaCCAGAAACAATATGATTGTTATTTTAACttgttttcataaaataaacacaaaaatgtattttaaatgtatttaaaattattTGAATTGAAAAGATGGACCTTTGTCTTCAGTCTTTCATAACAAATTTCAAAACTGgctaaattaaatcaaaacacagagtaaaaaacaacataaattaaaaaaagtaaaataaatccaaaatcaTCCTGCACAGATAATAAGGGACTGATTGACTTTTAAAGCACCACCAGTGATTTTCACTGTTCACACAGATGCAGCTTCattcaggaacattttcatgttgcagctcgatgcagaaacagagacagctgAGCGTCTGCAGAGGATCAGAGCCGCTGCAGCTGGAAGTTAAACTATAActtcttgttttatatttacactgaaacacattaTTCCTGTAtgaatacacaaatatatacacatatgtaaCAATTTTGGTTAATAACACTAAAACAATAAATCCAAATGTATAATACCAAACAAGCTTGAGAAAAGTTTCACGGTGTTTATCTCCAAAAGGAGCATCGAACAAGTCAGAAAATCAATTATTGATCTGAATAAAATCAATTGGGCGACAAAACAAGGTCCTGATTTCTACAATCCACCTGCACATCAAAAACCTTTTGAAAaccaacaaaatgtgtaaaagcagAATTTCCTCCAACACGTAGTTCTGATGACAGTTGATGATGAATGTATATCTGCCAGGCACTGAGGTTTTAATATCTTCTATTCcagatttaattttctgtttaaCTTCTTCTATAATAAAATCACCACTCAGAACATCAGTGTTATCTGATGAAGCTTCCTGTAAACACTCTTTAACTCCTTCAGACACAAAACTGTTTCTTCTGTTATCTTTAATTGATCCAGATGTAGTTTTGTCCTTTTAAAGGCACCACATGATTTAATTATATTCTATATACACAcatgatatatttttaatacaGCCCAAGAACCAGGATCTTCAGGTGAGACAATCACCTGATTCAGGGTTTGGTTTCACTCTTTGACCTCTTGGagataattaaatatttatattggAAACAATAATTATGATGATCCGTAAAATCTGTAACTCAGGTACTCAGGCCAACACATGCACAGGTACACAGACCCGATGTTCACTTGGAAGACCGTATTTCTCTCGTGGGTCACAGAGAACTGCAGAACACAAACGTATGCATTACGTAGAGTCGAGCTTTATATTAAACAGAACAGATTTTGCTGGACAACAAAagattttaatgtttgattCATCTTTCAAACAGTCAGTGATGGAGAGTGACAGATTGATCTGACTGGTTTCAGTCGGTGTGTTTTAAAGACTCTGAACTCGACACCAAACACAAATCCTGTTAAATCTCTGACTCACATTAATGATGTCATGATCTCAGcttccatcacttcctgtcaggatTATTATAAACATCTATTTCAAGACTGAACTGTTAATAATGATCACTGAGCAATCACAGCTCAACCACTTGAGTTAGAGTAGAGAACTGAATGATCTAAATAATTTATATTAAACAGTTTTTAACAACAAACTTCTTTGGTGACTGTCAGCAGTTTTGAAGAGGTggagtaaatgtaattttatacAAACCACCATTGTCGAGAGGAGACTTACCTGACAGTGTTGTGCGATACCTTATCCATAGTAAACctgcagcacaaaataaaagtaaacattaaacacagaaaGTCGACTTTTATATGACACAGAAATGATTCTGgtgattttaatgtttgtttcatcttttaaaagtctgttttaaaCAATAAAGAATGGAGAGTGAAAGTTGGTCTGAACGGTTTGTATGGAACAGTGGAATCAATCAgccatcagtctgtctgtgacaGAAAGCCACACTGGTAAGAGTATTACTTAAAAtgctgaactgtccctttaaaggttACAGCCCGACATATTCAGAAGTATTAAACTTACAGATCTGAATctgaagcaacaaaaacaaacgtgATTGTATCACACGATGTATCTGTAATGTTGATGTCTGCACAAGATCGACACGTTGGTGTAATACAGGATATAAACTTACAAAAAAGCAGTGAAAGTGCTAAAAGCACAGAAAGGAGTGAAGATATCACCATCAACAGCATCGCGTGTCTGGATAAGTTCtctgaaacacatcacagacagtTCATGTGAAACTCTGAACGCCACAGCATATCATGTACGTTAACCTGAATATAGACTCGACCggaacaacatttaaatgttaatctAATAACACGCGAACACGAACATGAAAATTCTTTGATGACTCAACCATCATGAAATTAATCTCACCGTTTAACTGCACGAAGGTCTCAGAATAAGTCTGATGGTTTATGTCCTCCTGAGTGACCACACAGCGGTAGCGTCCTGTCTGGGTCACAGTGATGTTCAGGGTGATGCTGtagctgcttcctctctctgagaCATGAGGCTCCTCAGCAGGAAGGATGTTTCCAGAGCTGTCCTTCCACTCCACTTTAGGTTTTGGAGAAGCTCCTCgaacttcacactgcagcagtgacctGTCCTGTGTTTCATCA contains:
- the LOC119020571 gene encoding butyrophilin-like protein 10 — its product is MRTSLDLCFCLLTLCTVTLGQNGVRVVVKQDSDAVLPCLISTEDLTGKLFDWKKDKKEVFFYDSGLHSNNGFPGQDEQFRGRVSHFQDQLKNGNASIKINNTKMADSGSYRCIFPRLQPSQTFNIELVVAASPKPYVTTLDETQDRSLLQCEVRGASPKPKVEWKDSSGNILPAEEPHVSERGSSYSITLNITVTQTGRYRCVVTQEDINHQTYSETFVQLNENLSRHAMLLMVISSLLSVLLALSLLFCLLWIRYRTTLSVLCDPREKYGLPSEHRVCVPVHVLA